Part of the Capsicum annuum cultivar UCD-10X-F1 chromosome 12, UCD10Xv1.1, whole genome shotgun sequence genome is shown below.
catgtgtgtcTCTTATCATCTCGCAACCTGGcgtttgcaaaattattggcacaaataatacgattaaggCACTATTCCCAGATTATCCCATTAAGGCTATTCACCTCAATAATGCTGGAGAATTTATATCCCaagcttttgatgattattttatGTTAGTTGGGATAAGAGTTGAACATCCAGTTGCttatgttcatactcaaaatggccttgctgagttATTTATTAAGCGCCTACAATTTATAGCAAGATCACTACTTATGAAAATGAAATTGCCCACTACTATTTGGGGTCATGCTATCTTACATGTAGCATCACTTGTTCGTCTCAGACCAACTCATTATAATATGTACTCCctgttataattatttttgggtcatgagcCAAATATTTTCAATCTATAAATTTTTGGATGTGTTGCATATGTGATAGTTGCACCACCTTAGTGTACTAAGATGGGTCCCCAGAGAAGCTtaggaatatatgttgggtttgGTCACCCTCTATAATTCGCTACGTTGAACCATTGATGGGAGATTAGTTTACTGCTTGATTTGCATATTATCGATTTGATGAAACAAACTTCCCGCAATTAGGGAAAGAGatataaacttaaaaaaatacgtgaaaagtttcatcattatctcattttgatccacgtACCCCCATATGTGAAAATGAGGTCCAGAAGATCATTCACTTACAGAAATTAGCAAATTAAATGCCAGATacatttactgatttgaaaaggataacTAAGTCACATATTGAAAAGTCGTCAATTTGACGacttgctagcaccttttaagcctaaattatcatacttttccattgatttgatggtaCTCTCTTACATAATGCTCATTTATGTAGGTAGAAGTAAAAAAGAAGAGTGGATAAGTCATTCAAGTCATCAAGAGGCCAATTGTGAAGGAAATGAGTCATCCGCTTCACATCTGCTTTGCATCCGCTTCACATCTGCTTTGGAGCTACTAGCCATCTGCTTTCTGTCTGCTCTTCATTCGCTCAAACAGATCAAGAATAAAGtggcagttttgtaattttcattAAATGTAGAGTGGAGTTTAAAAGGAGGCTTTTAGCTCATCTTTCAAGACCTAGTTTTCATCTCTTTTGAAGATAgcctctcttttatttttttagcttctctcttctcttttggaacctatcttttcatcttttgagAATTTGGTACTAAGCTTGAATGAAAAATACATGGTAGTGATTTTCTTTTGAAGAATTATTAAAACCCCAAGTGTGGAATTACATTGTCTCTATCTCTCATGGATGGAgttaatgataactttggtatattcttatcccctttatctatgagtagctaattttcaatcttggggttatgcttgcttaGGTAGTGGTAGTGCATGGTttttagctaattatttttctaatttgttagttgtgatgggtgTTGTATTTATTTCATGAAATAATTGAGAGTTGGAGGTTGCAAACTCCAACCACCCTAGAACCTATATCATTCTTAAAAAAGAGGACATGGGTAAGGAATAAATGTAACCAATAACTTGGTTTATTTCATTTAATtatatctcttagacataaggatgtcaattgaggcaatagatgTGGAAAATTATCACGCCTGtaaggtgttcgaaagaacccatttgtgaaatttggtgttgtaattgaaaAATTGACACCAATACATTGGCATCTAGCCTATccatgacttttagctaaaaattgaataaatggcCAAATATCCATGCATGATCCCACACCTATAGTTGCATAACCCCAAGGCTTATTCTCAATTGAATTTGCTCTTAGCATTCTTCAATGTCAAGCTAGTGcactaaaattgaagtagttgTCATTTATAAACACAGTCAAACTAAAtcccccattttacatttatTCTTGCTTTATTCACACTACGGGTCATCTTTTAGTAGACTATTAATACTCTAgagttttgaattccatgctttcactcctttTGGATTCGACCCCAgcctaagttgggttattatattgacaatgatcacttcTATACACCtatttaagagtgtaatttgagtgttatgaaaaatggtgtcgttgccagggagtgaaacatagttttcgCTCTTGTAGTATTTTTAGTTACTTTGGGTTAGCcgtagtgttttattttacattattcagtgtttttcttctttctcagTACGCGTAATAGTATACACGATACTATGAGCCAACACAGTAGTAATGCTGAGAAGGTTGATGGATATCTCGAGGATGCAAATCACCTCAGTGATGCGGGCTGAGCTAGTGCTATTCGTATTCCACGGGTGAAAGGAAATAGAGTGTTTCATGTTACTAGCGTGATGCTTTATTTGCTTGAAATGAAAGGGTTATTTCGAGGCCAAGCTCATGGGGATGCTAATctacacttgaagaattttattgataTGTGTTCTCTATTTGACATAGCCCACATATCTCAAGAGTCAATCCGGTTGCGTGTTTTCCCATTCTCTTTGATGGGAGAAGCGGTCTTATGGTTGGGTATTTGCCTGcgggatctatcactacatggagtGAGCTCACAGAGGCATTCTTGGAAAGATATTTTCCACCTTCTCGAATGTTGCAACTAAGGGATGAAATCATCAACTTTTGTTAACTTAATGGTGAACTGTTATATGAGGTTTGGCAATGATTCAACAATAAGTTaatgcaatgcccaaatcatgaggttccggataagatgcttctccaaattttCTATAGGGCAATAGATCAATTGATCAAGACGGTAGTCGATAATGTGGTCGGGGGTTCTCTTGTCAGACTATCATATGGTGTTGCATCAACCTtattagatcaagtgaccaagcaaagtagatgGTGGTACACAAGAGATATCGAGGTGGCTGCGGGGGCTCCATCCGCATCTTTTGTGAGCCAagagcaaaagaaaaaagatgaagaaaaagatgcaAATATGGCTAAAGTGATGACGTAACTTGATCTTCTTACCAAGCATGTGATGGGGGCTCCTCCTAAGGCGGTTAATGTCGTTACTTCCAAGAGTGCTAAAGCTTATGATGATGAGGAAACATAATCCCTTGATGAAGAAATTTAGTTCTTGTCAAACCAATCGGGGGGTTCCCCCCTTACCTaccaaaggcaaggtgggaatcaaggttggaggAAAAAAGATTGTGATAGTGATTGGCATGATAGAGATCATGATTGGAGAGATAAGGAGAGATGTTATGATTAGTATGTACCTCCACATGATCGGGTAAAGGGTAAAGATTCAAGTTCCACTGACTCGGATAAGCTCAAAAGTAAAGATGTCCTTGCTCGAATTTTAATGGGTGTTGAGGGGACAGGCAAGATAGTGAGAGAAATGAAAGGTGACTTCTCATAACTAAACCAAACCGTGACATATCACTCGACCTCTATCAAGCAACTCAAAACTTAATTAGGCTAAATCTCGGCACAACTTAATGCAAGACCAAAGGGTGGATTACCTAGTGACACGGTTGTCAATTCTAAAAATGATGCTCACATCATGGCTATTGTCACTAGGAGTGGTCAAACTTTTGGTAAAGATGTTGTTGATCTTGGTGAAGACCCCAATGAAAAGGCAAATGAAGAACAAGCCAATGCAAAGAGAAAGTGGCTAGAAGAGCCAATTGATAATGATCCAAAGCCTAATGAGACAAGTGTTGAACGACCAACGGTAGTTGAAGAAAATGTTGAAAGTGAGAAAACTCCGAAGGTGATTGAGGATGATATTCCAATTATTTTATTGCCACAAATCAAAATTCCTCCCACATTCCCACAAAGGCTCAAGAAGAaggatgatgataccaagttcaaGAAGTTCCTTATAAAGTTTAGCAATTTATCGGTGAATATTCCATTACTAAAAGCCTTACAAGAAATGCCTGGTTATGCTAAATTTATCAAGGACTTGGTTACAAAGAAGCAAGTCATGGATTGTTAAATAATTGAGGTAACCCACAATTGTATTGCTACAATGTCTAGCACAATGTGGTGAATAAAGAAAACCTGGGTGCATttactattccttgcactatCGGAGTCTACAAATTCGAAAAAGCATTGTGTGATCTTAGggcaagtattaatttgatgctaTCTGTCGTGTTTTGAAATTTAGGCTTAGGTGCTCCCAAGCCTATAATTATGAGGCTTCTAATAATTGATGGTTCAATCAAAAAACCCGTGGGTGTgttgtatgatgttttggtaaaagttAACCGATTTATCTTTTTGGCCGACTTCGTTATTCTGGATTGTGAGATTGGTCATGAGGTCCCAATCATTCTTGGTAGACCATTATTAGCTACCAAAAGGGCCTTAGTGGATGTGGAATGTGGGGAGATAAAATTTGGGGTAAACAATGAAGAAGTATCCTTCAATGTGTGTAAGTCCATGAAGCAATCTATGAACTTGCAAGTTATTTTGGTGATTGATGTGGTTGATGATGAGGTGGTTAACACTATTGAAATGGATCTTGTTAATGACCCCTTAGTGGGTTATTGTGGAACCTTAGGAGTGAGGTGGTTGAAGGATTTGATGAAGTGGTAGCTTCGTTGACGGGTCTTGGGTCTTACACTAAGAACCCAGTTAAATTGAATCTTAATTTAAAAAACTGTGAGGGTCTACCCACCAAGCCGTCTATTATTGAACTACCTTAACTCGAACTTAAGTCGTTGCCATCCTATCTCCAATATGTTTTCTTGGGTGAGGATAATACATTGCCAATCATTGTGGCGGCTGATCTTGAACCTTGTCAAGTGGatgccttgaaatcaattgtgaAAAAGTTTATTCGTGCTATCGGATGGACTATCACGGACATTATAGGCATTCATCCCAAAATTTGTTCTCATAAAATCAAGTTAAATGTTGATCATGTTCCTAGTATGGAACACCAGAGAAGACTAAATcaaccaatgcaagaggtggtcaaGAAGGAAATCATTAAGTGGCTTGATGCAGGAGTTGTCTACCCAATTTAAAATAGCACGTGGGTGAGTCCAGTCCAAAGTATTTCTAAGAAGGGCGGTATGATGGTGGTCCTAAATGAGAATAATGATCTTATACCTATGAGCCTAGTCGCGGGTtggagagtgtgtatggattatcgCAAATTGAACTCATGGACCGAGAAAAACCACTTTTccatgccttttatggatcaaatattggATAGACTAGATGGTCGAGGTATTGCTTTCTTGATGGTTACTCagggtacaatcaaatttgtatctCCTCGAAAGACCAAGAAAAAACCACTTTCACTTGTCCCTATGGCACATTTACTTTCAAGCGCATGccctttgggttatgcaatgcgTCAACAACGTTCCAATGATGCATGTTGTCCATTTTTGCCGATATGGTAGAGGATACAATGGAtgttttcatggatgacttctccgTGGTTGGGGATTCATTTGATTCTTGCCTCGCTCACTTAAGTAAAGTCCTTGAACGATGTGTGGAGACTGATCTTGttttgaattgggaaaaatgtcatttcatggtcAAGGAAGGCTTGTTCTAggccaaaaaatttcaaaaaaaggcATCTAAGTAGATCAAGCAAAAGTTGAGGTGATCGCTAAGTTAACTCCACCGTTCTCTGTGAAGGGCgttagaagttttcttggtcattcCTGGTTCTATCGGTGCtttattaaagattttttaaagatttcTCACCCTTTGTGCAAGATTCTTGAAAAGGAGGCAAAATTTGAGTTTGATGGTGATTGTGTAAAAGCTTTAAATTGTCTCAAGGAACTCCTTGTGTCAGCTCTTATCATAGTAGCCCGAGATTGGTCATCGCCCTTTGaattaatgtgtgatgcaagtggtgttgctcTAGGTGAGGTTTTGGgccaaagaaaagagaagttgttcCACCTAATTTACTATGCAAGCAAGACGTTGAATGATGCTCAACGTAACTATATGGTTATGGAACAAGAGTTGTTAGCGGTAGTGTATGCTTTCGAAAAGATTTGGGCCTATTTGTTGGGCACAAAAGTGGTTGTGCACACGAAACACGCCGCTCTTTGATATCTCATGGCAAAGAAAGAGGCAAAACCTCGATTGATTTGGTGGAAATTTCTTTTGCAAGAGTTCGATTTTGAAGTAAAGGATTGAAAGGGATGTGAGAATTAAGTAGCTGACCACCTTTCCCGCCTTGAATCCAATCATGAGAAGTTGGgtgagattgatattgatgacaCCTTCCCTGATGATCTATTTATGTCACTTTCGGGGAGTACTACACCGTAGTATGCAGATTATGTGAACTATATTGTGAGCGGTGCGCTTcctgatgagttaaattattataaaaaaaaatggttcctaTTTGATGTGAAAAAGTATGTTTGGGATGAGTCGTTCTTATTTAGGGAGTGTGCGGATGGTGTGATCCGTAGGTGTGTCATGGAGGCGGAAATGATAGATATTCTTGAGGCGTGTCACTCCTCTCTTTTTGATGGTCATCATGGTGGGATCCGAACGGCCGCTAAGGTTCTTCAAAGTGGATACTATTGGCCTACCCTTCATAGAGATGCTTATTAGTTGATCAAAACATGTCCTCAATATTAAATGCAAGGTGGTGTTTTGAGGAAGCATGAGATGCCTCTTAAGCCCAACTCGAGGTTGaactatttgatgtgtgggggatCGACTTCATGGGTTCTTTTGTGAGCtcatatggtaataaatatatcTTGATAGCCATCGATTATATCTCGAAGTGGGTGGAAGCCATTGCTTTACCAAACAACGAATGCAAGAGTGTCACctttttcttgaagaagtacatTTTTACAAGGTTCGGGACTCCAAGGGCAATTATTAGTGATGACGGCTCTCATTTTTGTAATTGGGTTTTTGGTGCTTTGCTTGATAAGTATGGGGTGAAGCATAAGGTTTCTACTCCTTATCATCCCCAAACTAGTGGCCAAGTTGAAGTCTTGAATTGTGAAGTCAAGTCCATCCTTGGGAAAACTATGAATGTTGGTCGTACGAATTGCGCAAGGCAACTCGATGATGCTCTTTGGGCATATAGAAGGCCTATAAAACTCCTATCGGTATGTCCCCCTACCAATTGGTGTTTGGGAAGGCTTGTCACTTACCCTTTGAGTTAGAACATAAGGCTTTATGGGctttgaagaagttgaatatgGATTGGAAGGACGCTTCAAAATCGAGAGTGAATCAACTTCATGAGTTGGACGAGTTTCGACTCAAAGCATATGAAAGTTTCGTATTgtacaaagagaaataaagagatggCATAATGCCAAAATCCTAAAGCGAGAGTTTCATGTGGGTGATGATGTCctcttcttcaattcaagattgaAACTTTTTGCGGGAAAGCTTAGATCGAAGTGGTCGGGCCCGTTCGTGATCTCAAATGTTTACCCGAGTGGAGCTATTGAGTTGGAAgatcaagagaagaagaaatttatggTGAATGGCCAACGATTGAAGCACTATTATGTGGGTGGACCCAAAGCGACTAAAGTTGAGTCGCTTCGCTTCAAAGATCCAAAATGAGGACCAAGTGATGTCGTGCCACAACTATAACTACgatgcttcttgggaggcaatccaagatttatttttgatgttttaaatattttttatactaaTTCTAGCTTAGTTTTGGTTGATGcagataaaatcataaattttgggTGCGAGAATATTGGCTTGGAGGCTCGAAACTAAGCTTTGAACCAAGAAATTTGTGAAGAGACGTCGTGTGCAAAAACTGTTACAACCTGCGCTGCACCTTCTCTAGCAGGTCAACCACAGGTGGGGAGCATTTGGGATGCAGGAGGAGCCATTAGAATCTACCTGGACCTACGTTATAACTGTTGCAGTAGTCCAGGCACATCTTGGACACATTCCATGAGCAAGTTGAGTCCAAGAAACTGAATGAGAAGCTGCAGGTAATCTGTTTGGACCTGTGCTGGACATGCTGCAGCAGTCTAGACGCAGGTCAGTTACACCATGGACGCAAGTGGCCTGAAGTTGAACACAAAGAAGCTGGTACATACTGTCCCGACCTACGCTGGAACTGCTCAAGCAGTCCGGGTGCAAGTCCAACGCACTTAGGACACAAACTAGGCAGC
Proteins encoded:
- the LOC107849262 gene encoding uncharacterized protein LOC107849262, with protein sequence MAIVTRSGQTFGKDVVDLGEDPNEKANEEQANAKRKWLEEPIDNDPKPNETSVERPTVVEENVESEKTPKVIEDDIPIILLPQIKIPPTFPQRLKKKDDDTKFKKFLIKFSNLSVNIPLLKALQEMPGYAKFIKDLVTKKQVMDCLGAPKPIIMRLLIIDGSIKKPVGVLYDVLVKVNRFIFLADFVILDCEIGHEVPIILGRPLLATKRALVDVECGEIKFGVNNEEVSFNVCKSMKQSMNLQVILVIDVVDDEVVNTIEMDLVNDPLVGYCGTLGVRWLKDLMKW